Part of the Lolium rigidum isolate FL_2022 chromosome 6, APGP_CSIRO_Lrig_0.1, whole genome shotgun sequence genome, ctccatatgtgaagagtgacccgggcttagagaaatccaaaccggccactccggcctccttctcctcatcttcctcttcttcatcggacaagtactcggctccaacaaaagcccttcccttgttcttcttgtatcgatcattgattgggtttggcttcaaccttggcttgacccctttgatgaactttggcttgtctacccttttctcataagggcactcatttgcaaagtggctatcttcatcacagttgtagcaagttctcttcttcttcttgtcattgaagaGCGTTGGAAGCTtccccttgtacttcttggcaaagaaggcaaagtcggtaccaatgtcactagttgaggtcatctcttcctcttcttcaaattcatattcttcttctcctccatgatcggccctagctttgagagcaagattgcgtggcgcttcatggttgtgtgaagcttcatcaacacggttcattgccatgagcctctttcccgctttggccatgttttcattggcggccacataggagactagatcatcggagttgaggtcggcactcttggtcatgatttgtaaGTTGAGTGCAAgattggtgtcttcttgtttgacggcaatcatagcaatgaccttggactttataaatgcttcattcatctcgaagccgtcattgtacttctcaacaccgagtcccttgacccttactctaagagcaccaagtcttgcataagcatcggccacggactctccttctcgaatcatgaattgatgagcctcttgctttgcggtctcatagagagcggattggatcaaatcggttccctcttggagtactacgattcgatcccacaactctttagcggactctatgtcattgacttgatcaaggagcttgcggttgatgccactcctaatcttgtcacgggCGGAGgcgttgagttgacggttgtagaattcggtggaggtcaaccgaatgggatcttgtggctctcggtatccatgaacaatgatctcccacaactccacgcttgcagctgcgaatatgagattccatagaagatttccaaaaaggaaagtgagttccatcaaaatggggaacattcccactatggtttatatgaggcatgggtgaagtgtttttgggatagtcatggttgacttcgCGATAGCTCCCTAGTGAGGCCGAAGCCGTACTAGAAggcccactagtcaagttcttaagcatggcagacatctctgccatttggctttgtagctcatcctcctttttcttcttctcggcatcatatgccaagaatctagatttcatttctttaaccgaaaggttagagtcttcatctagaccctcgaatagtttatccatctcactcttaaggcggtgaagcccttaataagagtccaggctctgataccaattgaaagtatagagatggtaaacctagaggggggtgaataggtttctacagattttaattctttctttgcaatattaggctttgcggaatataaaggtgatcctaatgcaaactaggtgaagcaacctatatgaggatacacctaactcgagcacgaaggctctcacaggcagttaaatcacaagtaaggagttcggttagagataaccgatagcacgcggagacgaggatgtattcccgtgttcccttgctttgcaacaaggtacgtcacgtttggaggagtggaggtcccacgaaggattccccgcgccacaaaggctcaccctattctccggagcctatcccacgaaggaatagctcactcacttgtggtagactttgaggtagcctccaaaccttcacaatcttgcccggagcaaatccacagcccggatgcttccggactcctcttgcccacctagggtttccaaggaaccctaggaagcaagctcctcaatgaatacaagggggaatgagatttggcttggtagaacggtagatcgggtcctcctctagtgattccccggagggatttgagtttgagtgcaggaggagggagatctgaggcttttggtgtttctagcaatggagtaagagagagagagcttaaGAATAGcttgtagtatgttgcctaactgttcagaggtaggagaaggcctatttatagtgttcttcgaaatatggccgttggtcacttgccacatcagcagattcgtcgaggaacccggtcgaccggatttggcgccggacaggccggtccacagcccggtcagaccgggccacagaccgggcggccggtttccaaccggagctgggaccgggtcttgaccgggcaggcgTCTGAGGTTACTGGATGGAGCCCGGATGGCACAGGCGCAAAGGCCGGTTGCTGACCGGGCCGCTCGGTCTggtgcccggtccgaccgggccatggaccggagcagccggtccaaaccgggctggcgaccggacgccGACCGGAGGGCTTGCCCTTCTTTACTGGAacatgcccggatggcaccggtgctgggtccggttggtgaccgggttgtccggtgccagggccggtccgaccggatctgggaccggccaggctctgagaaacttgctgatttttcgtcgaattgggggggtctcccgttgccttcttgttccattgctacaccatcatacctctttggctaatatctgaaagtcatcttgtagacatgtattagtccaaatactctagcacggtgtcatagataccaaaataatggataagggtaaaatacccttacaacatCTCGTTGATCGAGGCCGGTGTGACTACCATTACTTCGAATCGATGGACAATGTGTagtgtgttgtaaactaaacttgcttaatttgctcaaaacggtcgtcgttgttggacttcaattactattgtagtcgttgtcgttgaacttgattacttatgtgataccgatgctatatatcttttaggtttattattatttccttgctttaattcttgtgaatatgtatgcatgtgaaccctctaattctttccattgcattatatactaatatgcattgtgtccatagagatgacgtactacaacaagtaaataaaataaatttagATATTTTTTATTTCTGAATTTAGTTGAAGGTCAAAATGAAAGAGCATGCAAAGTAAAGTAAAAAAATGTTTCTTATCTATTGAAATGGACCGAGGTTCATGATTTTTTCTTGACCTCTCTCTCATACATATGGTGGCACGAATATAGCAATAATAACAAGTTAATACTAAAAGCAAATTAACATGAAGTAATtgatacacattcatatgggcatcatgtcCTACCATAGATACAATACAACTGATACATGTAATGTATCCATGAACTTAGGTGTTTTATTTATAATATTATATAATATTTGCATGACATGTGAGGTTCATTACATGTTTAATATTGATTTATGGGAATCTTCAAGAAAGCTCCCTTTTGTTGGATTTTAatgttgccgaagaggaaaacactattttgtgtatttttttagTTCCGGTGATCTTACGGACATCCAATGATGCTAACTTTTTTCCATGTCAATTTTTCGGTAAATACAAGGATATGAGCACAAGAGATGGAGCTGGAGCTGCCCCCCCCCTAGACTTGTTGGCCACGCCACGGGGAACACCTACCGCTTCAAGCCCCATTTTTCGTTGTTCTTCACGCCCACATACTCGTCTTGACCTAAAtcagactatatatatatgcttgAAAGTTTGAATCCCTTCATTCATGGATGATAGTACATTTTTGGTAGCATACCTATCAGGCTATGATTTCTCGTATGATGTTCCATACTTGCCCTATGCCTTTCTCCTTGATATGAGACACCACCATTTTACAAACTGCGGCTACCACAATCATGGTGAGAACAAGATCTTCAGCTAATGCTAAACCTTTTTTTTAATCACACATGTCTGCATACATGAAGATAAATTGAACTCATGTCAAGGTAATGCGCGTCAACATCCGCCGATCTTTGTTCATGAAAAATTCTTCTGCTTAGAAGGCCGACGTCCTTGTTCGTATGACATGTCCATACGGCCCCATGCCTCCACTCTCGATGCTTCTCAATACATTACCGCAATCAGAGACCACCCTAAGATGCAACATTGAGATACTACGGTGAgtgccaaccctttcctccacgcCAGCGCCTCCAAGCTCTCGGGCTCAAAGATTTCTTGAAGAACAATCGTAGAAGCTTCCCAAGAATGTATCGTGTGATCCCAAGCTAATGCTAAACCCTCTCTACATGCTAGTGCTTGTAGGTACGCATGGTCAGTTAGGTCGTCCCAATGTAATAGTGGGCTGGCCCATCTGGCGCGATTCCAAGAAGGAATCGAGCTAAGCGAAAAAGGGCATTGTTTCATTTGGTAGATCGATCGGGCTGCATGTGGTGACCTTTGAAAAGATTCAGGCACGTGTGTTTGGTTGTGACTGTGTCCTGCTTGTCATGTGAGGCCCAAAACTCTGGCACTGAAAACAAGGAGAATCTTTCCTATTTTCTTTCCACACGAGTGTGGCCCCGAAAGAATTGCCCATTCGGCACTAGTAATGAAGCTTTTCTGGAGGGCTTCCGTAGTGCTTTAAGGTTCACACCAATGTGGACTTTTTAAACCTGTACTACTTAGAAGCCCACCAAAACATTACATCTTTCTCGGCTCATACTCCCTAGCGGCAAATCCTATTTCACGCTTCACGCGAACGGAAATGAGTTGACGCGTACCCTATCATCGCTATTTTCTGTAAACAGGCCGGCTTGTTAGATCCTGGTTTTTTCtgctttctttttttccttttttccttttttatgttttctttttcttgttttttcctttttgttatAAAATTCTGTACATTTTTTAGATTTTTGAAACTGTGAACCTTTCTCGAATTTTaaaacttttttatatttgaacTTTTTCCAAACTTTTAACAATTTGGATTTGAACTTTTTCcgaaatttgaaaattttaaattctgatcattttgaaattttgaacattttcggatatgaacaatttttaatttgaaattttttaaattttgaaaaataggattttttttgAATCTGACCTTTTTGAAAATGTTGAACAGTTtcgaattttgattttttttggatttAACCATTTTTTAATTTCGAACATTTTTAAATCTGATATTTCTGAACATTTTTGGATTTGAGCAATTTTTTACTATgaaaattttcatatttgaacattttttaattttgaatAGTTTTcggatttgaacattttcaaattttgaactttGTTTAAGCTGACAATTTGAAAATGACCCGTGCATGCCAGCCAGGCATATGGAATGATTCCATTTGTTTCCAGACGTAACCGACGGGAGTCTATCTTCATGCGAGCACTGGGGCGAGGACGCAatgaattgggccggcccagtcgcACATCCGGTCGACGCGAACGTTTAGCACGCTTCGCGTCAAGCGTGAGATAGGAGCTCCCCTCCCTagcttttttttgatttttttgacacACAAAGCTTCCCTCCCTAGCTAGTAGTAGTACTAGCTAGTAGCCACTCCCAAGTGCTGTGAACCGCCATCGGTTCCGTCTCTTCGCAGCGATGAGTTGCGTTTAGTCCTGCTAAGTAACACTGACAGTCTTACACGTACTACTCCGTATTATACGCTGGCAAGGCAGGCAATACAACTGTACGTACGGACGGGACACCATGCGGATCCAGCAATCTCCGTCTATATATATGCACACTGTGAACGAGGTGATCCGTGGCAGATTGTGTGATCACTAAATCAGGGCTAGCAGACGAGCTAGCACGGCTCTCTTCAATTGCTGCCTGCACTGCTGCTGGGAAATGCAAGCGAGCTAAGCGCGACCTCCTCGTCGTAGACTATAGACATAGCCAGCCACGGCTGACATCGCGCGTCACGCCGCCGCTGCAGTGGTGCGTACGCTAGCTGGCGTTTCTGGATCGCCCGACAGCGATGCCGATAACAAGGCCGCGTCCAACGCAAGAGTCTGTCCAAATACGTTATTGACAGTTtggggcgcgcgcgcgcgcacagGAAATGAGCACAGCGCATAGGCACGAGGGTAGGCCGCGACAACTCGGCAGGAGGAGGTGGGAGGCGAgcggcgagcggcgacggcgacgtgcaGGGCCCCGCGCCGCGCCACGCCAAGCAGCCGGTGCCGGTGTGCCGGACAGGATCGACACGACACGACGCCGACGGCGACGCGTCAGGGGCTGGGGCCCGACCGACGGGCGAGCAGGTTTGAAACTTCGCTGTAGCGACGCAACGCATGCGAATGATCccaccatcgtcgtcgtcgtcttcgtttgGCAGTGGCAGGCGCAGGCGCAGGGAGGCGCAGCGGGGGACAGCGCAAACGGATAATAATGGGCGAATAGTCACAGCTGCAGAGCTGCCGGCATGCCGCTGCATGCTCTGCGTGGGTAAAGTTGTTGGTAGGCGGTGTGCTGGCAGATCTCGGCGGCTAACCGTGGCACAGTGATTCATCTATGGCAGCTGCACAACTTGAAAAAAGAACAGGTTCAGCGAATTCATAGGCCGAGCTCTCTCGTGAAAAATGCCGAGTATAAACGATTCTTTCCTGTAAGAAACGAGGGCAGAAATTTACCCTCGTCCCTTCATCAATCAATACAGTAAAGTCGAGTATCAACGAGCAACGATTTCCTGCTGTTCAATATGATATACAAATTGCTAAAGCTGGCGTCTGGAGTTTTTTTTGTGACATTTCGATTACTATTCTTGTTCAGAGATGTTTCAGACTTTCAGTCACATTGTGAGAAATCtttctttttcgttttcttcGCTTTTTGTTGCTTTTTCTTACACTTTCAcattttttcatttcattttGTGTTTGTTATAATTGCAGTttcttttgggatgttacaggtgcCTCACAAGCCAAGCGAGAGCAACCATGGGGATGACCCAAGCATGCTCTCTAAACGCCGATGGTGTCCTTGGGAAGGAGGTGCAAACAAGGGCGAACCCAAAGAGAGTTGAGTGGGGGCCTAGGGCCCCACTCAAATTTCACAAATTCTTTGTAATTTTCAAGCAAAGTCttaaattttttgaatttcaaacacaaaTGCCCCCACTGAAACTATGTGCCCCCTCTAAAAAATTACTCTAGGTCCGCCCCTTGACTCCTTGAGCAAGCATCACATGTCGATCATTTCCCTCGCAACCCTCTCCAAATGTCGGATTAAATTGCGCTTCCAACAAGGCGATGAGACTACTCCCTCGGTTCATGAACACAAGACCACATCGTTTTTCGTGTCAAACTTTGACTAATGATTTAACTAACCaaatataagttttttttttgaacccaaataaatataagttatatgtcATTCAAAAAACATATCATTGGAAAGTTCATTGAAATGTGCATCCGATGATATAAAGTTTTCTCACATGCAACTCATATTGGTCAACCAAATTATTAGTCAAAGTTTGCCTCAAAAAGGAAAATGGACATGTATTTAATAATGGAGGAAGTATTAAAAAAAACATCCACATGTCAACATGTTGGTGTGCGGTCGCTACAAGAACCGTGTACACACCCCATACACGCATTGTGTTGTGACTCACCATCCATCGATGCTCCCTAATTTCTAGTTGTTCAACAATGATAACAACTACAAAATAGAAATTTCATTAAAATGTAAGTAATAAAAACCATTCTGCATATTCATATGTACTAACGTGTTTTCATGTTCGAAGTCTGAAAGAACAAATTTATATGTGATGTAGAAATATACTCACCGGAGCATATAtgtaataaaatcattttatcttTATACCATCGTGTTCGCGTACCAATCAAAAGCTAAAATCATGTACTCCTCTCATCTATAATAAATGTCGGAAACTTAATACTCCATCCGTCTCATTAAACTTGTTTGTGATTTGATAAAACTTTGATGCATCTATAAGTCTCAGACAACTTTTATGATGGattagagggagtagtatttaAATGCTTTTATGCTTTAGAAGGCAAAGtctaaaaattcagaaaagaatCCCACCAAACAGCCCATGAAATGGGGCAAACGAGAAAATGCGCACGTAACATGGTGCAAAATGATCAAATCCACGCGCAAATGGGGAATGCCCGCGGCGCAACGCTGACGCAGGTCGCCACGCAGTATGGTGGAAGCCCCACCCAAGCTCCAGCCCGCCGCCGCGACGTCGTGGCCGGAGCTGCTCGCCCCATTCGACCTCTCCCGCCTTCGCTCCACGCTCTCCTGCCGCCCGCTCACCCCGCGCCGCCTcgcccgcctcctcgcgctcccgctgTCGCCGTccacctccctcctccttctccagTGGTACGCCGCCTCCCACCCCGCCGTCTCCTCTCTCCCGCTCCgccccctcctcgccgccgccgacgcagaCCCGGAGCGCGCGCTCTCCCTCCTCGAATCCATCCCCTCCTCCCACCTCCCCCCAATCCGCGAGTCCCTCCTCATCCCGCTCTTGCGCTCCttggcccccggccgcgccctcCACCTGCTCGACCAGTTGCCCCGCCGCTTCGCCGTGACACCCTCCTTCCGCTCCTACAACACCGTCCTCGCGGCGCTCGCCAGGGCCGACTGCCACACCGACGTGCTCGGGCTCTACCACCGGATGGTCCACAGGGACCGCGTCCCACCCACCACCTTCACCTTCGGCATCGCGGCACGCGCCCTCTGCCGCCTCGGACGTGCCGACGAGGCGCTCGTGATGCTCCGCAGCATGGCGCGGCACGGTTGCATACCCGACACAGTGCTCTACCAGACGGTCATCCACGCGCTGTGTGCCCAGGGTGGCGTCAACGAGGCTGCCACGCTCCTCGACGAGATGTTCCTCATGGGGTGCTCCGCGGATACCCAAACCTTCAATGACATCGTGCACGGGCTATGCACGCTCGGGCGTCTACGCGAGGCGGCGAGGCTGGTGGACAGGATGCTGGTAAGAGGATGCGTGCCAAACTCCATGACGTACGGATTCCTTCTCCAGGGCCTGTGTCGAGCAAAGCAGGTGGATGAGGCACGCACAATGCTCGGGAGGGTGCCGGAGTTGAATGTTGTGCTGTTTAACACGGTGATTGGGGGTTGTCTTTCCGATGGGAAGCTAACGGAGGCGACAGAGCTGTATGAGATAATGGGATCAAAAGGCTGCCCACCAGATGTACACACTTTTAGTATATTGATACACGGGTTCTGCAAGCGTGGGGAGGTTGGTTCCGCCATGAGGGTTCTTAGAGAGATGGAGGATAAGGGTTGTGCTCCAAACATGGTGACCTACACGATTTTGCTGCATTCCTTTTGCAGGAAAGGCATGTGGGATGATATAAGAGAAATGCTGGAGGTACTGTCGGCAAAGGGCTTGAGCATGAATTCGCAAGGATACAATGGAATGATATATGCTGTATGTAAGGAAGGCAGGATGGATGACGCGAGGACACTCATGCAAGAGATGAAGTGTAAAGGTTACAAGCCTGATATTTGCACGTATAACACAATAATTTATCATCTCTGCAAGAATGACCAGATCGAAGAGGCTGAGTATCTATTTGAGAATTTGCTTGACGAGGGTGTTGTGGCCAATGGGATAACTTATAATACACTCATTCATGCACTGTTGCGCAAAGGAAGCTTGAAGGATGCCATAAACCTTGCTAATGATATGGTACTTCATGGCTGCTCACTTGATGTTGTTAC contains:
- the LOC124663101 gene encoding pentatricopeptide repeat-containing protein At5g64320, mitochondrial, which produces MVEAPPKLQPAAATSWPELLAPFDLSRLRSTLSCRPLTPRRLARLLALPLSPSTSLLLLQWYAASHPAVSSLPLRPLLAAADADPERALSLLESIPSSHLPPIRESLLIPLLRSLAPGRALHLLDQLPRRFAVTPSFRSYNTVLAALARADCHTDVLGLYHRMVHRDRVPPTTFTFGIAARALCRLGRADEALVMLRSMARHGCIPDTVLYQTVIHALCAQGGVNEAATLLDEMFLMGCSADTQTFNDIVHGLCTLGRLREAARLVDRMLVRGCVPNSMTYGFLLQGLCRAKQVDEARTMLGRVPELNVVLFNTVIGGCLSDGKLTEATELYEIMGSKGCPPDVHTFSILIHGFCKRGEVGSAMRVLREMEDKGCAPNMVTYTILLHSFCRKGMWDDIREMLEVLSAKGLSMNSQGYNGMIYAVCKEGRMDDARTLMQEMKCKGYKPDICTYNTIIYHLCKNDQIEEAEYLFENLLDEGVVANGITYNTLIHALLRKGSLKDAINLANDMVLHGCSLDVVTYNGLIKALCRDGNVDRSVALLTEMTENGIKPNNVTYNLLVSELCKNRRVRDALELSKEMLNQGLTPDIVTYNTLINGLCKMGWMRAALNLLEKLQSEDVCADIITYNILISWHCKARFFDDANMLLNRAVADGITPNERTWGIMVPNFARKPLSFLSDEVEGH